The following are encoded together in the Notolabrus celidotus isolate fNotCel1 chromosome 9, fNotCel1.pri, whole genome shotgun sequence genome:
- the got1l1 gene encoding putative aspartate aminotransferase, cytoplasmic 2, with translation MSRPGSCLNENGLKQNVDSTCRNTALTDTLNASVTSEGRLLSTFKKDYHIRKENLTGKEYYSEEGRTFELGLVGKIKQQFSTDPTICPEYPPSLGLTGFTQQVTEVTFGKSCRAVTENRVLGVQTPGFTAAVRLGAELFRHWQVKADWCGPVYLSSPCDDSLADIFLAAGVQDIRQYYYWDDKKRGVCFEKLLEDLKDAPEQSVVVLSASAHYPTGADLSQNQWVSITQLMKRRRLFPFLLLPVHGLCHGDLKWDAWPVQYCASQGIELLCAQSLSHCFGLYGEAVGHLICVLKQNSLLLSVQSHADKIVRSLWAQPSDTGARVVAAVLSNPAHVVEWQSEVKHLVERCMLIREILRQRLRLLGTPGCWDHLTQQGGLYCCTGLNGQQLEFLSNRRHMYLLPSGCLNLSAINGRNLDYIAESIHLAVSTSLWP, from the exons ATGAGCCGACCCGGCAGCTGCCTTAATGAAAACGGGCTCAAACAAAATGTAGACTCAACATGTCGTAACACTGCTCTTACCGATACTCTCAACGCATCAGTGACTTCTGAAGGAAGGCTGCTGTCCACTTTCAAGAAAGACTATCACATCAGGAAAGAGAACCTGACAGGGAAAG aGTATTACAGCGAGGAAGGGAGGACTTTTGAACTGGGTCTTGTTGgaaaaataaagcaacagtTCAGCACAGATCCCACAATTTGTCCAGAGTATCCACCGTCTCTTGGTCTGACAGGATTCACTCAGCAAGTCACAGAGGTCACTTTTGGAAAGAGCTGTCGGGCTGTCACAGAAAACCGG GTGTTAGGTGTCCAAACTCCTGGATTTACTGCTGCTGTGCGTCTTGGGGCTGAACTCTTCCGACACTGGCAAGTCAAGGCTGATTGGTGCGGGCCAGTCTACCTCTCCTCACCTTGTGATG ACTCATTGGCCGACATCTTCTTGGCAGCAGGGGTCCAAGATATCCGTCAGTATTATTACTGGGATGATAAGAAGCGAGGCGTTTGTTTTGAGAAGCTTCTGGAGGATCTGAAGGATGCTCCAGAACAGAGTGTTGTCGTTCTTTCGGCTTCTGCCCACTACCCAACTGGAGCCGATCTCTCTCAGAATCAATGGGTTTCAATTACACAGCTTATGAAG AGGCGTCGGCTTTTCCCTTTCCTCTTGCTGCCTGTGCATGGGCTTTGTCATGGTGATTTAAAGTGGGATGCCTGGCCTGTACAGTACTGTGCATCACAAGGAATAGAGCTACTTTGTGCTCAGTCGCTCTCCCACTGCTTTGGACTATATG GTGAGGCTGTGGGACACCTCATATGCGTCTTAAAGCAAAACTCTCTCCTGTTATCTGTGCAGTCTCATGCTGACAAGATAGTCAGATCCCTTTGGGCACAGCCATCTGATACAGGAGCACGTGTTGTTGCAGCAGTACTCAGTAACCCAGCCCATGTTGTTGAATG GCAGAGTGAAGTTAAGCACCTTGTGGAGAGATGTATGCTGATCAGAGAAATCTTGAGACAAAGGCTGAGGCTTTTAGGAACTCCAGGCTGTTGGGACCACCTAACTCAACAAGGTGGACTGTACTGCTGTACTGGCCTGAATG gTCAGCAGTTGGAGTTTTTGTCAAACAGGAGACACATGTACCTGCTCCCCAGTGGCTGTCTAAACCTGAGTGCAATCAACGGCCGCAACTTAGACTACATAGCTGAGTCAATCCATCTGGCTGTGAGCACTTCACTTTGGCCGTGA
- the prlhr2a gene encoding prolactin releasing hormone receptor 2a, producing MEGTGSGWPAELTPPCVILHELNMNDSDQVFEVALQNGSSKRSSPQFVGVELLQSFKLLIIPCYTLVALVGVFGNYLLLYVICRTRKMHNVTNFFIGNLAFSDMLMCATCVPFTLAYAFNPHGWVFGRFMCYLVYLIQPVTVYVSVFTLTAIGVDRYYATVHPLKKRISVLACTYLLSGIWLLSCGLVAPAVAHTYHVEFKNEGFTICEEFWMGQERERLAYAYSTLFITYVLPLSALCISYMCISVKLRNCVVPGHHTQSQAEAQRMRKRKTFRLVSLVVAAFGVCWMPISVFNVLRDIDIDLIDKRYFLLIQLLCHLCAMSSSCCNPFLYAWLHDRFRAELRKMFTCRRRIGISANNCATASVVL from the exons ATGGAGGGCACAGGCAGTGGCTGGCCAGCTGAACTCACCCCTCCCTGCGTGATTCTGCATGAGCTGAATATGAATGACAGCGATCAGGTCTTCGAGGTGGCTCTGCAGAACGGCTCCTCCAAGCGCAGCAGCCCTCAGTTTGTGGGTGTAGAGCTGTTGCAGTCCTTCAAGCTGCTCATCATCCCCTGCTACACCCTAGTCGCTCTGGTGGGCGTCTTCGGCAACTACCTGCTCCTCTACGTCATCTGTCGCACCCGCAAGATGCACAACGTCACTAACTTCTTCATCGGGAATCTGGCCTTCTCAGACATGCTGATGTGTGCCACGTGTGTTCCCTTCACGCTGGCCTATGCCTTCAATCCCCATGGGTGGGTGTTTGGCCGCTTCATGTGCTACCTGGTGTACCTAATCCAGCCTGTGACGGTGTACGTGTCGGTCTTCACTCTCACTGCTATTGGTGTGGACAG ATACTATGCCACAGTTCATCCTCTGAAAAAGCGTATCTCTGTCTTGGCATGCACCTACCTCCTGTCCGGGATCTGGCTGCTGTCCTGTGGTCTGGTGGCTCCAGCTGTGGCTCACACCTACCACGTGGAGTTCAAGAATGAGGGTTTCACCATCTGCGAGGAGTTCTGGATGGGCCAGGAGAGGGAGCGGCTGGCCTATGCATACAGCACCCTCTTCATCACATATGTCCTGCCCCTGTCAGCTCTCTGCATCTCATACATGTGCATCTCTGTCAAACTGAGGAACTGTGTAGTGCCGGGACACCACACCCAGAGCCAGGCAGAGGCCCAGCGCATGAGAAAACGCAAGACCTTCCGGCTGGTGAGCCTGGTAGTGGCAGCGTTTGGGGTGTGCTGGATGCCCATCAGTGTGTTCAACGTGCTGCGAGACATTGACATTGACCTGATCGATAAGCGCTACTTCCTGCTCATTCAGCTGCTCTGTCACCTGTGCGCGATGAGCTCCTCCTGCTGTAACCCTTTCCTCTATGCCTGGCTGCACGACCGATTTCGTGCTGAGTTACGCAAAATGTTCACATGCCGCCGTCGCATCGGAATCTCTGCTAACAACTGCGCTACAGCCAGTGTGGTCCTGTGA